One segment of Victivallis lenta DNA contains the following:
- a CDS encoding TrbI/VirB10 family protein, whose protein sequence is MNLREFFKKLRSPLGTSLLFLAAIVTLAFSAVPFLIREDAGTLQVVRSESGEASFNIPGKAKAISAAASAERQAGSGSETVDLSEEPDRTGRPLPPSDYRIASGERSPGGTSRTSSFDRSRSTPVQGPKITIIDGESGAGRSKEFVSDRFAPYGRLLACKMINTVESGDADTPLIAVVMEDLWWINAKGEKKLIIPAGTEVFGKVNGAKPQRNRLTTDGNFVLVWQATSDMVGFELQLKGIALEKSTYPDNRMLAAITDMSAGIPGQVISNENLSKFLMYTLAFGQGLAQGYQTNEVYTDSGITITTQDGTTKNAMARGAETLAQVMLQDVSQMIAKESYYIRVASGTEFYIFVQQVINLDDAQIADTLLNKLEEQKIQGPQKPSYKNVLNAFSGGKQ, encoded by the coding sequence ATGAATTTGCGGGAATTCTTCAAGAAATTGCGCAGTCCGCTCGGAACCTCTCTTTTGTTCCTTGCGGCAATCGTCACACTGGCCTTCTCGGCAGTACCGTTCCTGATCCGGGAAGATGCCGGTACACTCCAGGTCGTCCGTTCGGAAAGCGGCGAGGCGAGCTTCAATATCCCCGGCAAGGCCAAAGCGATTTCCGCCGCGGCCTCAGCGGAGCGGCAGGCCGGTTCCGGTTCCGAAACGGTTGATCTCTCCGAAGAACCAGACCGAACCGGCAGGCCGCTGCCTCCTTCCGACTACCGCATCGCGTCCGGGGAACGGAGTCCGGGGGGCACGTCCCGAACTTCTTCCTTCGACCGCAGTCGGAGCACGCCGGTTCAGGGACCGAAAATCACGATCATCGACGGCGAATCCGGCGCCGGGCGAAGCAAAGAGTTCGTTTCGGACCGCTTCGCGCCCTATGGCCGGCTGCTGGCCTGTAAAATGATCAACACCGTCGAGAGCGGCGATGCCGATACGCCGCTGATCGCGGTGGTGATGGAGGATCTCTGGTGGATCAACGCCAAAGGCGAAAAGAAACTGATTATCCCGGCCGGAACCGAAGTGTTCGGCAAGGTCAACGGCGCCAAGCCGCAGCGAAACCGCCTGACCACGGACGGCAATTTCGTGTTGGTCTGGCAGGCCACTTCGGACATGGTTGGTTTTGAATTGCAGCTCAAGGGGATCGCATTGGAAAAGTCGACCTATCCGGACAACCGGATGCTGGCCGCGATTACCGATATGAGTGCCGGAATCCCCGGACAGGTGATTTCGAATGAGAATCTGTCCAAGTTCCTGATGTACACCCTGGCATTCGGCCAGGGACTGGCGCAGGGATACCAGACCAACGAAGTCTATACCGACTCCGGCATTACGATTACGACCCAGGACGGAACGACGAAAAACGCGATGGCCCGCGGCGCGGAAACGCTGGCGCAGGTGATGCTGCAGGACGTTTCGCAGATGATTGCGAAAGAGTCCTACTACATCCGGGTCGCCAGTGGAACTGAATTCTACATCTTCGTTCAGCAGGTCATCAATCTCGACGACGCCCAGATCGCGGATACCCTGCTCAATAAGCTCGAAGAACAGAAGATTCAGGGGCCGCAGAAGCCTTCGTATAAAAACGTGCTGAACGCCTTTTCCGGCGGGAAACAATAA